The genomic interval CATAACAATGGCCCCATTTAAGAGCCATTTCTGCAaataaatcatttcatttaatttcttgaGAACGAGAGGGcgatcttattttttttttgctgtattATGGTTCGATCTTTGCTATTGGAATTCAGTGTACATGACATAAAGCAGCCCAGAAATTGAAAttctcaaacaaattttttttaacatggaCCGAGATTTCATGAAACCACGATGTTCAACAATTGATTTTcttaactttaatttgtttaGAGGAGTCCtaaattttcttagctttttttatttttcatttttaaatcaacctccgatgaaaagaaaaaagaataacaattttGAGAGTTTTATTCTCCTTGCGATCTTTTTTGGGCTTAATTAAGAGCTTTGGAAAATAGTATTCAGTTTCATGGATCAAAGGTGGATAATAACTGTCTCCACCAGGAGCTTACGACCTTGGTTATAAGCTTCTGCTCCATCTCTCAATGCTTATGTACTTAACCAGAACTTTGCCTAATAATTCGAATTTCGTTGCATTAAGTGACTTAAAGCAAAGGCATTAAGCCACTTCAAGCAAGCTCAAATCTCTGAGACCaatcaaagtttgttttttatttttcagcgaGCTCCTTACCAGATTTTGAAACTATAGAAAGCGAAGTAGCATGTGACGGAGAACACCTCGTGATCCATTGCGCAAACGCAAGCTTGGGgctgaatatttattttgcacaCTATGGACGAACACAGCCTGGTCGCGTGCTGTGCCCCTACGACGGACACGATAATGACACGAATTACAAGTGGGGCGACGCTGACGTCACAAACAAGTTTAAAGCCCTATGTGAAAGGAGAAACAAGTGCAGGTTGAAAATTAATGCTGGACTCTTCGGAGATCTTTTCCCGCAGAAGAAGCATTCGTATTTGCTTTTGGTTTATACATGCGGTGAGTAATATCAATCTTCGTGAATGCTGTTGAAAACTGCCGTTTTTACCCTTATACCTCTTTAAGTAATGAGGAAAGTCTAACTTCACCCCTCCAGCTATGTATTGTCATAGCGGAAAAAGATAAACTAAGGTCTAACAACATATTTTGAATCTGAAGATTAagaataacaaaattatttgtataCATGCAGAAAACTGACACCAGCTCATTCCCTCGTTCAGAGCGTTGAGCtgctttttggaaaaaaaaaatggaaatctaTGCCGTGTGATGCAACAAGAGTTTCAGCTCTAGAGGTTTTACCGCTGAGCATCGTCTTGTCCATAGGAAAAAAGTCGAAAGTAACTTGCGTTTTAACATTTCTGCGAATTGCCTTATTTCATAGTGTCTCAAAGCTTAAGACGTGATATGGGTAAAATCTAATCTATTCCAACGAACTGTCGCGTCCTAAGATATTCTTACGTATTATCATTATTGCGTTTTTTTAAAGAGCTACCAACAGGAACGGAAACCACAACAACAAGCATTGTATCAGCCCCTACCTCTTCATTGGTCAGTTCCTCATCGGTATTGGTAGCAATATCTCCAACAGCaacctctctctctccctccaGTTCCATTCCACTGACCCTGCTTTCAAAGACAGTTGGGAATGTCACGACAACCGTCAGCGCCAACACTGGGGAAGATACAATTGTCATCGACACTCCTTATGTGGAGCAGGCTGGCTCCTCTTCTGATTCTAACGTCAGATCACTTGGGATTGCAGGTGCACTGTTTGTGTGGCTTTTGTTCGTGCAAAGTATATGAGAA from Pocillopora verrucosa isolate sample1 chromosome 14, ASM3666991v2, whole genome shotgun sequence carries:
- the LOC131794905 gene encoding uncharacterized protein isoform X2, which produces MASELLYKASVLKLVFPLLLSEFFPHCGASSLPDFETIESEVACDGEHLVIHCANASLGLNIYFAHYGRTQPGRVLCPYDGHDNDTNYKWGDADVTNKFKALCERRNKCRLKINAGLFGDLFPQKKHSYLLLVYTCELPTGTETTTTSIVSAPTSSLVSSSSVLVAISPTATSLSPSSSIPLTLLSKTVGNVTTTVSANTGEDTIVIDTPYVEQAGSSSDSNVRSLGIADHGSDYIIVFIASAAGALVLAIIVGIFIYYRHNENKQHLHVKELPKLNAYGPVERKTLPEVDPFIHGPVKTPPPDYMIEGHNYNWQRGRTLPQKKSENGSVVGTFGTKDVHTRDMNGESKL